A window of Scomber scombrus chromosome 23, fScoSco1.1, whole genome shotgun sequence contains these coding sequences:
- the kiaa0232 gene encoding uncharacterized protein KIAA0232 homolog, with protein MKKQAAVQCLRSASDENSGIESLVEELCSKLKDIQNKQKEEKQIQKKSDGSQSPERAESPSSKDQVEMYYEAFPPLSEKPVCLQEIMTVWNKAKACAYSSSSSSAAPQTSTDTSSPKDCNSECEAAKERNPEACGTITTVTNERGQQRRSKKEKENRYHGGVATEEKSTVHSKRQTRHRSEGKYRPRSWSSGSSEAGSSSSGNQGDSKSSRSKAVRIRHKSREAGKNKRTRNSGQVKLQVKVFDKEERRNVGGSSSSATGGTVRQPQLYKKGKRPLKEIRKDPGWVEAKESGVEARNKKEYMEEPLWYTEPITEYFVPFSSRQSKLETKYRGKVDSPDGFALSTDMERLPERIQGICIANESYQRAYLAAGSFVDGHFVEGPGDAEDETAELTGTSSCPQPEDSRDLDDKHLSEYTHFYEVDIYQSILDTSASDSIQESRILSMIRQKSKEQRDVEAECCLVLDGLEQQGKSAIRADSQDASESVGFLMEDLENMAQVWGCYSPSTSEDIDGESFIGDSPIRLSPLLDSVSFTLSKLSGNLEEPPVPEATSEPSGLNSSCFSLFELQYESPTFPFPRDSLTVAHENNTDSSSCLDPHSNKQSRLLIWTKNSAFDETEHCSNLSTRTCSPWSHSEETRSDNEQGHVQTEDAAQIGNEEIDCIIPPLSGTYLEDEILDFLQEDPGRKCEEVSVSTASNQTFTKKSKLESICGIALEEDESKQYSTGMFSDNTNQQSDDYSSGIIKDIWTAIGDGKSAVSRQGAEKTSEGLFSDDSSGYCCSCLEVQAKGVPIQGPQKKAVQRSEYHLWEGKKEEQDLAKNKLSKVDGAGDYMTPSKPWDLNSDRESTSFILGGVYGELKTLSGDKNWAVVPPSESQDSLLQCAAAAASASSSDMLTITGTDVFMNTGSCFAPGQRPLWRPLVSFGQSEQSIRGGGDGLNKGFSFIFHEDLLGSYGGLRGEEQGLEYPFASFNLNNPFSQVLHVECSFEPEDMASFSPGFKPKSILCSDSENEAFHPRIYGINRTQYRAIRISPRTHFRPISASELSPGGVSDSEAETDKEEMSFPVLAPVDVFDDPQADLKPLEEDAECEGPYYGKSELESGKFLPRLKKSGMEKSAQTSLDSQEGSSTLLPIAEQEICLDCKTAAAESTADGQVDISVSKIQKEESSEEKESCLSAPAGQIPKYGIAYDFVGDVPEFPLLNISGQGGTGNQQDECWWQNTLCSPLFPGSQCTGSSNI; from the exons ATGAAGAAGCAAGCCGCTGTGCAATGCCTCCGATCTGCATCTGATGAA AACTCTGGAATTGAGAGCCTGGTTGAGGAGCTTTGCTCTAAACTTAAggacattcaaaacaaacagaaag aggaaaaacagattCAAAAGAAATCTGATGGCTCTCAGTCTCCAGAGCGAGCTGAGTCCCCCTCTTCAAAGGACCAGGTGGAAAT GTATTATGAAGCCTTTCCTCCTTTGTCAGAGAAACCTGTTTGTCTCCAAGAGATCATGACGGTGTGGAACAAGGCTAAGGCCTGCGCATACTCAAGTTCATCATCCTCAGCAGCCCCACAGACCAGCACAGACACCTCCTCCCCGAAAGATTGCAACAGCGAATGTGAGGCTGCAAAGGAGCGAAACCCCGAGGCATGTGGTACCATCACGACTGTGACCAACGAGAGAGGCCAGCAACGACGAagcaaaaaggagaaagaaaaccgATACCACGGTGGTGTAGCAACGGAGGAAAAATCTACCGTCCACTCTAAGAGACAGACGAGACACAGGTCTGAGGGCAAATACCGGCCCAGGTCCTGGTCGTCTGGCTCTAGTGAGGCAGGCTCAAGCTCAAGTGGGAACCAGGGTGACTCCAAGTCGTCCAGAAGCAAGGCAGTTAGAATAAGGCACAAATCCAGGGAGGCTGGGAAGAATAAGAGAACACGCAACAGTGGGCAGGTGAAGCTGCAGGTGAAGGTTTTTGACAAAGAGGAGCGAAGAAACGTGGGAGGAAGCAGTAGCAGTGCCACAGGAGGCACTGTCCGACAACCACAGCTTTACAAAAAGGGGAAGAGGCCGCTGAAGGAGATTCGTAAAGATCCAGGCTGGGTGGAAGCAAAAGAGTCCGGAGTTGAGGCCAGAAACAAAAAGGAATACATGGAGGAGCCACTTTGGTACACTGAGCCCATCACAGAGTATTTTGTACCTTTCAGCAGCAGACAAAGCAAGCTGGAAACAAAATATCGAGGCAAGGTAGACTCTCCTGACGGCTTTGCCTTGTCGACCGACATGGAGAGGCTGCCGGAGAGAATCCAGGGAATCTGCATTGCCAATGAGAGCTACCAGAGAGCATACCTAGCAGCAGGCTCGTTCGTGGATGGGCACTTTGTAGAAGGGCCTGGTGATGCAGAGGATGAAACTGCTGAACTCACTGGGACCTCAAGCTGCCCTCAGCCAGAGGATAGTAGAGATTTAGATGACAAGCATCTGTCTGAATATACTCACTTCTATGAAGTTGATATTTATCAATCCATATTGGATACTAGTGCCTCAGACTCGATACAAGAGAGTCGGATCTTAAGCATGATTCGACAAAAAAGCAAAGAGCAAAGAGACGTTGAGGCGGAATGTTGTTTAGTGTTAGATGGCCTTGAGCAGCAAGGGAAAAGTGCAATAAGGGCAGACTCACAGGACGCTTCGGAATCTGTTGGATTCTTAATGGAGGATCTTGAAAACATGGCTCAAGTCTGGGGATGTTATTCACCGTCTACTTCAGAAGATATAGATGGAGAAAGTTTCATCGGTGACTCTCCCATTCGGCTCTCCCCCCTTCTTGATAGTGTTTCGTTCACCCTGAGCAAACTATCTGGAAATCTGGAGGAGCCGCCTGTTCCTGAAGCCACCAGTGAACCATCTGGTTTGAACTCATCCTGCTTCTCTCTTTTCGAGCTGCAGTATGAAAGCCCCACTTTTCCTTTTCCCCGCGACTCACTCACCGTTGCTCACGAAAACAACACAGATTCAAGTAGCTGTCTCGACCCACATTCTAATAAACAGTCTCGTTTGCTAATATGGACCAAAAATAGTGCCTTTGATGAAACTGAACACTGTTCTAACCTTTCAACGCGAACTTGCAGTCCATGGTCACATTCAGAGGAGACTCGTTCAGACAACGAGCAAGGGCATGTTCAGACAGAGGATGCTGCTCAAATTGGCAATGAAGAGATTGATTGTATaatccctcctctctctggtACATATCTAGAGGATGAAATCTTGGATTTTTTGCAAGAAGACCCTGGCCGTAAGTGTGAGGAGGTCAGTGTTAGCACAGCATCCAATCAGACCTTCACCAAAAAATCTAAATTGGAGTCCATTTGTGGCATAGCATTGGAAGAGGATGAGAGTAAACAGTACAGCACTGGCATGTTTTCGGACAACACAAACCAACAGAGTGATGATTACAGCTCAGGGATAATAAAGGACATTTGGACTGCAATTGGAGATGGCAAATCTGCAGTGTCAAGGCAAGGAGCAGAAAAAACAAGCGAGGGGCTCTTCTCAGATGACTCAAGCGGTTACTGCTGCAGCTGTCTGGAGGTGCAGGCGAAAGGAGTTCCGATCCAGGGACCCCAGAAAAAAGCTGTGCAGCGGTCAGAGTATCACCTTTGGGAAggcaagaaagaagaacaggACTTAGCCAAAAACAAACTCTCCAAGGTAGATGGTGCTGGGGATTACATGACTCCGTCCAAACCCTGGGACTTGAACTCTGACAGGGAGAGTACATCATTCATCCTAGGAGGGGTGTATGGAGAGTTGAAGACACTAAGTGGTGATAAGAATTGGGCTGTAGTGCCGCCGAGCGAATCTCAAGATAGCCTGCTACAGTGTGCCGCCGCAGCTGCATCTGCTTCTAGCTCAGACATGCTCACCATCACCggcacagatgtgtttatgaACACCGGCAGCTGCTTTGCCCCTGGGCAGAGGCCCCTGTGGAGGCCGCTCGTTTCCTTTGGGCAGAGTGAGCAGTCCATTAGAGGAGGCGGAGACGGATTGAATAAGggattttctttcatcttccATGAAGATTTGCTCGGATCTTACGGAGGCTTGCGGGGTGAGGAGCAAGGTCTAGAATACCCGTTTGCATCCTTCAACCTGAACAATCCCTTCTCTCAAGTCCTCCACGTTGAGTGTTCTTTTGAGCCTGAGGACATGGCTTCATTCAGTCCAGGGTTCAAGCCTAAATCTATTCTCTGCTCGGACTCTGAGAATGAAGCCTTCCACCCACGAATATATGGCATCAACCGGACGCAGTATAGGGCCATTCGCATATCCCCCAGGACTCATTTCCGACCAATATCGGCCTCAGAGTTGTCTCCTGGTGGAGTGAGTGATTCCGAGGCTGAGACTGACAAAGAGGAGATGAGTTTTCCCGTCCTGGCGCCGGTGGACGTCTTTGATGATCCTCAGGCAGACCTCAAACCTCTGGAGGAGGATGCAGAATGTGAGGGCCCTTATTATGGGAAGTCAGAACTGGAATCTGGTAAATTCTTACCCAGATTAAAGAAGTCTGGCATGGAGAAGAGTGCCCAGACCTCTCTGGATTCACAGGAGGGCTCCAGTACCCTCCTGCCAATCGCTGAGCAAGAGATTTGCTTAGACTGCAAAACGGCAGCAGCTGAATCGACTGCAGATGGACAGGTGGACATCTCAGTTAGCAAGATTCAAAAAGAGGAATCTTCAGAAGAAAAAGAGTCCTGCTTAAGTGCACCAGCAGGTCAGATCCCAAAGTATGGGATTGCTTATGACTTTGTTGGAGATGTGCCAGAG TTCCCTCTGTTAAATATAAGTGGACAGGGAGGAACTGGCAACCAGCAAGATGAGTGCTGGTGGCAGAACACACTCTGTTCCCCCCTTTTCCCTGGATCTCAGTGTACAG GGAGCAGCAACATTTGA